A window from Bacteroidota bacterium encodes these proteins:
- the sucD gene encoding succinate--CoA ligase subunit alpha, protein MSVLVNKESKVIVQGFTGAEGTFHAKQMIEYGTKVVGGVTPGKGGLSHLGKPVFNTVADAISETGADISVIFVPPAFAADAIMEASEAGIKVVITITEGIPTADMVKVKEFISDKNTTLIGPNCPGVITPGEAKVGIMPGFIHKEGSIGIVSRSGTLTYEAVDQITKAGLGQSTCIGIGGDPIIGTTTLDAVKLLMEDSETEGIIMIGEIGGNMEADAAKWIKENSTKPVVGFIAGQTAPKGRRMGHAGAIIGGADDTAAAKMKTMRECGIHVVESPAHLGKTMASVLSKKHS, encoded by the coding sequence ATGAGTGTTTTAGTAAATAAAGAATCAAAAGTAATTGTTCAAGGTTTTACAGGTGCTGAGGGTACTTTTCACGCCAAGCAAATGATTGAATACGGTACAAAAGTGGTTGGCGGTGTTACTCCCGGAAAAGGCGGATTGAGTCATCTTGGAAAGCCTGTATTCAATACTGTTGCCGATGCTATTAGTGAAACAGGTGCTGATATTTCTGTTATTTTTGTACCGCCTGCTTTTGCTGCCGATGCAATTATGGAAGCTTCTGAAGCAGGTATTAAAGTAGTTATTACAATTACTGAAGGAATTCCAACAGCAGATATGGTAAAAGTTAAAGAGTTTATATCTGATAAGAACACAACATTAATTGGCCCTAACTGTCCTGGTGTAATCACACCTGGGGAAGCAAAAGTTGGAATTATGCCCGGATTTATCCATAAAGAAGGATCAATTGGAATTGTTTCTCGTTCTGGTACATTGACCTATGAAGCTGTAGATCAGATTACAAAAGCTGGCTTAGGGCAATCTACTTGCATCGGTATAGGTGGCGATCCCATTATTGGAACTACAACTCTCGATGCTGTGAAACTATTGATGGAAGACAGTGAAACAGAAGGTATTATCATGATTGGTGAAATTGGAGGAAATATGGAGGCAGATGCAGCTAAGTGGATTAAAGAAAATAGCACAAAACCTGTTGTTGGATTTATTGCCGGACAAACTGCACCGAAAGGACGAAGAATGGGACATGCCGGAGCAATTATTGGTGGAGCTGATGATACTGCAGCTGCTAAAATGAAAACTATGCGTGAGTGTGGAATTCATGTTGTTGAATCGCCTGCACATCTCGGAAAGACTATGGCTTCTGTTTTGAGTAAAAAGCATTCCTAA
- a CDS encoding ABC transporter ATP-binding protein: MNDIENNILEINNLSIGYILSKRNNRTLFSNINLNAKNGELIALVGSNGIGKSTLLKNIANLHEFLAGNIYISGKSIHSYSRRDFAKNISFVSTETVNTNNLTAKDIISLGRFPHTNWLGKLSQNDKKIINRSIELLGILELVQKNINELSDGERQKVMIARSLAQDTKIIILDEPTAFLDIPNKNEIVHILNELSKKENKTIIFSTHDLNIAIREADKIWLMTNNEILEDSPEDLILNNKFEKIFDNKKVFFDKKSGDFNKKRNYYQKVGLFGNDEVFVWTKKALERINYHVVCNKKQRINVRSSMNKWTFFNENEELDFSSIYDLTNFLTSKNNLYGQSI, from the coding sequence TTGAACGACATAGAGAATAATATATTAGAAATAAATAATTTGTCAATTGGCTATATTTTGTCAAAAAGGAATAATAGAACACTATTTTCTAATATTAATTTAAATGCAAAAAATGGAGAACTGATTGCCCTTGTTGGCTCTAATGGAATTGGGAAAAGCACCTTGTTAAAAAATATAGCAAATTTGCACGAATTCCTTGCTGGCAATATTTATATTTCAGGAAAATCGATTCATTCATATAGTAGGCGGGATTTTGCCAAAAACATCAGCTTTGTTTCTACAGAAACTGTGAATACAAACAACCTTACAGCAAAAGATATTATTTCGCTCGGAAGATTTCCACATACAAATTGGTTGGGCAAGCTTTCGCAAAATGACAAAAAAATAATTAATCGTTCAATTGAGCTACTTGGAATTTTGGAATTAGTTCAAAAGAATATAAATGAACTTAGCGATGGCGAAAGACAAAAAGTTATGATTGCCCGCTCTCTGGCTCAGGATACTAAAATAATCATTCTTGATGAGCCAACAGCATTTTTAGATATTCCGAACAAGAACGAAATTGTTCATATTTTAAACGAACTATCGAAAAAAGAGAATAAAACTATCATTTTCTCCACGCACGATTTGAATATAGCAATCCGAGAGGCAGACAAAATTTGGCTTATGACCAATAATGAAATACTTGAGGATTCTCCAGAAGATTTGATTTTAAACAATAAATTTGAAAAAATATTCGACAACAAAAAAGTATTTTTCGATAAAAAAAGTGGCGATTTCAATAAAAAAAGAAATTATTATCAAAAAGTTGGATTGTTTGGCAACGACGAGGTTTTTGTTTGGACAAAAAAAGCACTTGAGCGAATAAACTATCATGTTGTTTGTAACAAAAAGCAAAGGATAAACGTCAGGTCAAGTATGAATAAATGGACCTTCTTTAATGAAAATGAAGAGCTAGATTTCTCATCGATATATGATTTAACAAATTTTTTAACCTCAAAAAATAATTTATATGGACAAAGCATTTAA